The following is a genomic window from Bacteroidota bacterium.
TTCATTTCTGTTTTTCCGTTTGGTTTCTGATTCTATATAGTTGAACGTAAAAACAGACACATTGATACGCGCAGTTTGTGAAACTGCGCTTTAGGTTTGCCAAAAGCATGTTTCGGTTTGTGAAATGATTCGGATAAGAAGCGCGCTGCTATAGAGAAAAACCCATTTGAGCAAGATTTTTTCTTCCTTCTTCGGTAATGGGGACGGGTTTTTTGCTGTTCATAATAAGGTAATGAGAATTATCGAAGCCATCTATTTCATTCACGTTTACAAAGTAGGAACGGTGAACGGAGCAAAATAATCCGCACGCTTTCAGAAGCTGGCAATACTGCTTCAGCGTAGCGGTGATTGTTTTAGGAGGTTTGCCGTTTGTAAAATGAAAGGTAACGTAAGAGCCATCGGCTTCAATAAATTCAATGCAGGAAGGAAAAACATACGAGGTGCGCCCGAGTTCGTGAAGCGGAATTTTCTTTTCCATTTCCATAGCAAATTTTTTTTGCCAATTCTTTTTCCATCATGGGTATTTAAAAAAGAACAACGTATAACTTTTATTATTATTGCAACGAACAACACTAAACAAAGTTTGAACCAAAATGATAAGTGGCGGGATTTTTTTAGTAAGTGGTAAGGGGAAGCGAATTATTTTTCTCGATGAGTTCGGCAGCAAACTCAACCAATTTAAAGTGGAAGAAAAAGGAATGGGGCAGTTGAATATTTCAGCCATCAATCTTTCATCAGGCGTTTATTCTTATTCGCTCATTGTGAACGGAAAAATGGTTGATACGAAGAAGATGCTGAAGAATAAGTAACTTTGTTGAAATAGTAGAGAGATGAAAAAGATATTAAGTATAATAGCAATTGCAACTGCAAATTTTTGTGCAGCACAAATTACCGGAGGACAATTTGCTCCTACTAATTCTCAATGGTTGCAAGAATCAGACATTTGGCAAAATCCGCCACCACACTTAGTAACTACTTATTATCAGTTTATATTAAAAAATGACACTGTTATTAACGGTAAAAATTATGGCAGGTTATACAGTTCAAATACTCATTTACTTGATTCTTCTTTATCTTGTTATAGTTTTTGGAATTTTATT
Proteins encoded in this region:
- a CDS encoding LytTR family transcriptional regulator, whose amino-acid sequence is MEKKIPLHELGRTSYVFPSCIEFIEADGSYVTFHFTNGKPPKTITATLKQYCQLLKACGLFCSVHRSYFVNVNEIDGFDNSHYLIMNSKKPVPITEEGRKNLAQMGFSL